The Candidatus Hydrogenedentota bacterium genome contains the following window.
TTCGCAGAATCGCCGCGGCAAAGTCCGCCGGGTCCCGCGTTGTAACCAACCGGCCCGTCACTCCGTCCTCGACGAGTTCCGGAATGCCGCCGACCGAGGCGGCCACGACCGGCCGCCCCAGCGCCATTGCTTCGAGCAGCGCGTTCGGAAAGCCCTCGCGTAGCGATGTCAGCACGCAAACGTCCATCGCGCGGAGAAACCGGGCCACGTCAGTCGGCGTCGAAGTAATCGTAAAGTTATCCTGCATTTTGTCCCCTCGAACGGCGTCGCGAACGCGATTCTCGAGCCAGCCGCCACCCACCAACAGGAAATGTATATCGCTGCGTTGCCGGATCAAAATGCGCGCCGTGGCGAGGAACAATGCATGGTCCTTTACCGGACTGAAATTCGCGGCCATTCCGACCACGAACCTTTCCGGTGGAATCCGCAGCCGCATTCGCGTTTGTGACGAATCTTCGTCGATCGCAGAAAACTCGTCTCCGACGCCATTATGAATGACGCGAATCCGCTTGGCCTCCAGACGCTCCTGGTTCGCGGCGAACAACGCCACGGCGCGGCTATTCGCAATAATGCAGTCCACGAGCGCGTTCGCTTTGCGCTGCGCACGCACGTGGCGCGGTTTCATCCACGCGGCCAATTCCCGCCTGCTCGATACCAGGACCGGTACACCGGCATCTTGCGCGGCGCGGTTGACCGGCAGGTCGAACCCAAAGAGAAACGTGTGCACAATGTCCGGCCGAATCTCCGTGAAGACCCTGCGTGCGCGGCCTCGGATGCGAAAGTCCCACCCGCCGAATGTATTCAGTTCGACGATAGTTGCGCCCGTGGCACGCGCGCCTTCACCCCACGCACCGGCCGCCCTCGTGCAGACAACGGTGCAACCGTGCGTTTCCTTGAGACCGGCAAGCAGGTACAACAACTGGCGCTCGGTCCCGCCGGGAGCAAGCGAGGGAATCACATAGCAGACGCAAGGCTTCTCGCGCGCGATACTCAAACGACGGACTCCAGCAGTTCTGCGAGCCGGGGCGCCGCGCCATTCAATGCGAAATACTGCTCGACCGTTGTGCGGCCCGCCGCACCGAGTGTTGCGCGCGCGGCCGGGTCGCGCAACCACTCGACCGCTGCACGCCATTCCTCAGGCGAATCGGCAAACAGGCCATTTACATTGTCCGCGATAATGTCGAGTACCGCGCCAAACGGTGTCGCCACGCACGGCACGCCGCACGCCATATACTGTAGCGCCTTCAAGGCGCACTTCCCGCGCGTCCAATCGTCCTTTTCCAGCGGCATGATGCCGGCTGAAAAGGATCGGATGTCGTCCACTTCGCGGTCGTACGCCCACGGCCGCACGTCCGCATGTTTCCACGGCACGCCGCGCGCGTCCGCGCCTATGCATCGAATACTCGCTCCGTCAATTTCGCCGACCGCGTCCGCGGCCCTTAGGTGAGGTGTTGTGCTGGGGCTGCCGATCCAGCCAATCGTGAAACGGCTCTCCGCCTGTCGGCCTGGCGTGAACCGTTCGGTATCGACAACGGTTGGAAAAAACTCGACGCGCCGTGCACGTCCGCGCGCCTCGCTGCACAGCCACGCGTTTCCCGCCAGCACGAGATCGGCGCCCTCCATCACGCGCAACACCTGATCGCGATCTTCGAACCTGCTCCACGGGCCGCGCAACGAATGCGGCGGCGCAAGGTGGACGGCGTCGTCTATGTCGTAAACAAGCCGCTTCGCGTTGGTGCGAAGGATCGAGTGCAGTCCGCGCACGTATGCGCTCGCGATCGCCTTCTGCACAACTACGACGTCGTACCGGCCTATGCGCAGCAACTGCGCAACGCGCCGCGGCGTCTCCTTCGCGTGATACCAGAACGGACGCGCCCTGCGCGATGGGCCGGAGCACTCGCGATAGGCGCGCCCGGTAATTGCGCACTCCACGCTGCATCGAAAGCCAATCGACCGCAGATACGGAAGGAATTGCGCGACACGGTATCGGGGGCTCGCAGCCGAATTTGGGTACAGCGTCAGGAAGAGTACGCTCAATGGGCTACGCGTTGGCACCGAGCAACTCCCGCGCGCGCGCCAGCACGGTTTCGACCGCGAGCGTCCCCATGCACGGCGAAATGCCGAGCGGGCATACACCTTCAGCCTTCGCGTCGGGAGAATGGTTCCAACAGCCCTGGCACGGACGTTCGTTCGTGAGGAACGACAGTGGCGCGCTGTTGCGAACGAGTATGCGCGGGTCCGTCGGGCCGAACAATGCCAGTACCGGCGTGCCCGCGGCGAGCGCAAGGTGCATCAGCCCCGAGTCGCACGTAATCAACAAGCGTGCGTGACGCAGAACGCACGCCGCCTCGCGTACCGATGTCCTGTCGACGAAGTCGTACGCCGCGCCGATTCGCTCATCGCCCTTTCCCAGTTGCGCCGGCGTGTACCCACCGGATTGCAGCGTTTCGCACAACTCCCGCCATCGGTCGATCGGCCAGCGCTTGGTCTCCCACGTCGCGCCCGTGCTTACTGCGACAAAACTCTTGGTTTCGAGTCCGGCCCTCGCGACGGCGTCGGAATTCCAGTCATCGTAATACAAGCGCGGCAACATCGGTGGCGTTGGAATGCCGGAGATTCTTGCGTAGTGATCCAACCGAAATACGTCGCGCGGCGCGCCACGCAATACGATATAGCGATCGCACAACAGCGAGTCCGGTTTGCCGCCGGGCCCGACGACGCGATCGACATACGGATTGCGCAGCAAAAGGTCGGGATGGTTGCCCCACACCGTCAGTTCGCAGAAGGGAAATCGGCGCTTGATTCCTTCGTAGATGGGAATCGCCATAATCTCGTCACCAAGCCGCCAGCGAATCTCCACGACAATGCGAAGTCGCCGGCGCAGCGCGCGCCGTACCGACCATCGCGCGCGCCGGAACAATTCGACGCCAATGCGGACCGGGCGGCGCTCGATCATTTCAGCATGCTATCGTAGAGGTCGGACAGCGCATTCGCGTGCAGCGTCACGTCGAACAGCTTGCGTGCGCGCGACCGCGCCTCGGCGCCGAGCCGCGCGCGCTCGTCCGCGTGATTAAGTATGCGCCGGAGCGCGCGGTACAGCGCCAGAAAATCGTTGGGCTGCACGAGCAGCGCCGCTTCCCCGGCGACCTCCTCGATCGCGCCGCTCAATGCGGCGATGCACGGCTTCCCGCAGGCCATCGCCTCGATCAGCGACATGCCGAATTGCTCCTGCCACTCGTCGCTCGCAACGCTCGGCAACACAAACACGTCCGCCATGCGAAACGCTTCCGGCATTCGCTCGTACGACTGCGCACCCGTCAATATACAGCGGTCCTGCAAATCGAGCCGCGCGATCAGCGCTTCGACGCGTTCGCGCCCGGCGCCGCTGCCGACCACCAGGAGTTTGACGCGCTTCGCGTTGGGCCCGCCCTCGTCGATCAGCTTGCGCAACGCGAACAACAAGAAATCGATCCCCTTTCGCGGGACAAACCAGCCGACGAACAACACGACGAAATCGTCGTCTTTCAATCCGAACGCTCTGGCCGCAATGCCGGGACAGAACAAATCGGTATCGACGCCCGGCGGGACGTATGCGATACGCTCCGCGCGCACGCCCTCGAACGCCAACATCGCGCGCGACCGTTCCGTGTACACCACGAACCGGTCCGCGCCTTCCGCGACGCGCCGCTTCAGTTCGCGGCGGCCCGCGACGCGTTCCATGTTGAAGGGCAGTAGGTCCCAAACCGTGATTGCGAGCGGGATGTTGTATTGCTTGCGCGCTTCCAGCGCCGACACCGACCAGTCCGTGAACAGTTCCCACGAGTGGATAATGTCGTATCCCTTCAATTGCTCGTGGAACGGCAGCACGCGCGGCGTGCGGTCGAGATAGCGCTCGGCGAACGTGCAGTACGCGCGCACGATCGCATTGCCCGCCTGTGTGTCGAAGTAGATGCGCTCCCGCTGCATCCAGTCCGTTCCGTCGCCCCGCTCCTTGAAGTGGTCCTGAATCTGCGATTCCGCGCGAAACGCCGCGACCGTCGGATTTCCGCGCAACCGCTTGAACCCTTGCAGGTGCCAAGGGTTGTACCGGTTGCCCATGAGCAGCGCGAGCTTCACGATCCGCCCCAAAAATGTTCGATCAAGTATTTGCGCGCCGCGTCGCGGTCCTTTGGAATGTCAATATGCTTAGCGAGGCACTTCTGCTCGTACTCGTCGAGTGTGCAGATCACGCGCGCGGGATTGCCCGCGACGACCACGTTCGGCGGCACGTCCTTCGTCACAACGCTGCACGCACCTACCACGCTGTTCGGCCCGATCTTTACGCCGGGCAGGATTGTCGCGCGTACACCGATGTTACAGTTGTCGAAAATCTCGATCGTCCCAAAACTCGTGAGCGACTCGTACTTGTCCTGAAACACCCAATTGAGATCGTGGTTTACGAACGTTACGTCGTTCGCAATGCCCACGTGATTACCGATTCGTATCAAGTATGGTTCGCCGCCGAAATTCGTCGTATAGATACGGCAGCGCTCGCCAATCCGCACGCCCATCTCCCGCAGCGTCCGAACGACGGTGTCCTGCGACCCATAGCGCAGTTTCAGCTTGCGAATTATATTCGCGATCCCCATCTCACACCTCGAACTTCCAGAAAACGTGCAAGCTTGCCCCCGGCCAGAACCGCACAATCGCGGGTCCAACCGACGCGAAGGCGCGCTGCAACCGAAATTGGACCGCCTCCGGCATGCGCGGATGATCGATCCATGGAAACAACCCCAATCCAACCTCCGGAGCATGACCGATCCGCGTTGCGCGCCCAAAGCCCGCGCTTCGGTACTGCGCGCGAATGCGACGTTGCGTCAACGCCTGCTCGAGTTCCTGCGGTTGCCATCGCCGGAACGGCGCCCACGAATCTCGCTTCGAAAACCCAAACGCCTCGCACCACCACTTCACGATCCCGGCCACGTTGCCGTAATTCGGCGCGGACAGGAACACAAATCCGCCGGGACGCAACACGCGCCGAAACTCGCGCGCCGCCCGAACGCCGTCCGGAATATGCTCGAAGGCGTCGATACAGAATACGCCATCGAACGACTCGTCCCGAAACGGCAGGTTCATTGCGTCCGCAAGTGCAAGCGAAAAGCCCGTGCCGTTTCGCACGAGGTCCGCGCCGGTGTAACGTCCTCCGTGGGCGCGCACCACCTCGCCAACAAACCCGCGCCCGCACCCCACGTCGAGTATGGATTGCCCGTCCAGCGGCAAATTCAGCTTGCGTATGACGTCGTCAAAGAGGTCGCGATGCACACCCGATACACCGCCGAACGGCGAACTGACCATCAGCGGGTTCTCGCGGTAGAACTCCTGAATCTCGTGGCTCACCGCAGATATCCCCGGGCAAGTGCGCTTCCGACAAAAACTGCGCTTGGGCGCACAATCGGAAACAGCAGGGAGGCGGGCGCGCGCAGATTGCCGCGGACCAGCTCGCGCGCCCACGCGCGCCACACGGTCCGGTTCGCACAATCGTGCAGCAAATCCTTTCCACCGTACGCGCAGTCCAACGCGCGCAGCCCCAGCCCTTCGTTGCGGCATCGTTTGTATAGCGAGCGCAGGGTGTACGCGTGATGGTGCAACACCTCCGCGCCGTCCGGAAAGGCGATCGCGAGTCCCGCCGCCGACAGCTTCGTTTGAAACCGAAAATCCTCACCGATGGGTTGCGCGCCAAACCGGAGCCGTTCCCAAACCTCACGCCGGACTGCCGAGTTCGCGTTCGACAGGCCGCGCCCATACTTTGCCACGAACGCGCGCATCTCGCGTGTGAAGTAAAACAGCCCGTTTCGTTCCCACACGAACTGCGCGTACGCGCGGTCGGGATCGGGGACGGATCGCCCGCACGATGCCGCAATCGCCGGATCGTCCAGCGGCGCAACGAGGCTGTCCAGCCACCGTTCATGCGCGGGTACTGCGTCCTGCGACAAACACACCACGACGCGCCCGCTCGATTCCTCGAATACGAGGTCCCGCGTCAGGCCAAAGTCGAATTCACGCTGCGGAATCTCCGTCACGTGCGCGTCATACTGCGCGAGCACCGCGAGCGTCCCGTCCGTTGACCCGGAGTCCACGGCAACGATCTCGAACCGGCGCGCAGTTTCTTGTTCGTGAATCGCCTTCAGAACGCGTGCCAGCAGGGGCCCGGCGTTATACGTCAGCAATGTTACGCTGACATCCGCTTCTGCCGCCGTACGTCGCGCCATCACCGTGCTGTTGTCCTCACGCGCCCGTAACTGTGAACGTCTGTTCGAGCCACCCGTCGCCGTCAACTGCGCGAATACGCAGGACGTGATCGCCCGGCGGAATCACCGCGTCCGACGCATAGTCCTCTGTGCCGACGAGATACGGCGGGCCTTCCATGCGCGTGACGGGCGCGTCGTCGAGATACGTTTCCACCGGTCCCAGCGGCACGCCTTCTGTCCAGATGCGAATCCGCTCCCATCCGTGGTACTTGCCGAATTCGTGCGGCTGCGTAATGTAGATACCCTTGCTTCGCCTCGGCCGCTCTACTGTATCGTCGTGCCAGAACCGCGCCACCGCCGCACTGCTCGCGAGCATTCGCATATGCCGCCGGTCCGACGGCAAACCGAGAATGCGTCCATCGGCCTGGTACACGTACACACCCTTCGCACCCTGATTGTAGAGTTGCGACGCGCGCCACAGGAACGGCCCTGGGAACGGTAACCCCCACGTCAACGCGTCCATGCACGGCAACAGCATGCACGAAGTGCCTTTCACCGACTCAAAGTACGGCGCCATGTCGATGTGCATGTGCCTGCCCTGAATGTTGCTCGGGCACAAGTAATCGACCAGGCCTTCCTTCACCCACGTGGCATAGTCGAAACGCTCAGCCAGGCGCACTCCGGTCCCGGGAAACCGGATCAGAATCGGCACGCGTTTGTTCCGCGCCCTGCCAAATTCGTCCGCGAGCGCGCGCAGCTCGCGCAGAAACAGGGTGCACGTCTCCGCCGAGTCGATGCCTTCCGGGTACCGGCAGAAATCGATGG
Protein-coding sequences here:
- a CDS encoding class I SAM-dependent methyltransferase, coding for MSHEIQEFYRENPLMVSSPFGGVSGVHRDLFDDVIRKLNLPLDGQSILDVGCGRGFVGEVVRAHGGRYTGADLVRNGTGFSLALADAMNLPFRDESFDGVFCIDAFEHIPDGVRAAREFRRVLRPGGFVFLSAPNYGNVAGIVKWWCEAFGFSKRDSWAPFRRWQPQELEQALTQRRIRAQYRSAGFGRATRIGHAPEVGLGLFPWIDHPRMPEAVQFRLQRAFASVGPAIVRFWPGASLHVFWKFEV
- a CDS encoding glycosyltransferase family 4 protein, with protein sequence MPTRSPLSVLFLTLYPNSAASPRYRVAQFLPYLRSIGFRCSVECAITGRAYRECSGPSRRARPFWYHAKETPRRVAQLLRIGRYDVVVVQKAIASAYVRGLHSILRTNAKRLVYDIDDAVHLAPPHSLRGPWSRFEDRDQVLRVMEGADLVLAGNAWLCSEARGRARRVEFFPTVVDTERFTPGRQAESRFTIGWIGSPSTTPHLRAADAVGEIDGASIRCIGADARGVPWKHADVRPWAYDREVDDIRSFSAGIMPLEKDDWTRGKCALKALQYMACGVPCVATPFGAVLDIIADNVNGLFADSPEEWRAAVEWLRDPAARATLGAAGRTTVEQYFALNGAAPRLAELLESVV
- a CDS encoding glycosyltransferase, which produces MSIAREKPCVCYVIPSLAPGGTERQLLYLLAGLKETHGCTVVCTRAAGAWGEGARATGATIVELNTFGGWDFRIRGRARRVFTEIRPDIVHTFLFGFDLPVNRAAQDAGVPVLVSSRRELAAWMKPRHVRAQRKANALVDCIIANSRAVALFAANQERLEAKRIRVIHNGVGDEFSAIDEDSSQTRMRLRIPPERFVVGMAANFSPVKDHALFLATARILIRQRSDIHFLLVGGGWLENRVRDAVRGDKMQDNFTITSTPTDVARFLRAMDVCVLTSLREGFPNALLEAMALGRPVVAASVGGIPELVEDGVTGRLVTTRDPADFAAAILRIAEDCSEARRLGERARERVQREFSAKRMAGAYRALYEELLNRRGES
- a CDS encoding glycosyltransferase family 4 protein; amino-acid sequence: MKLALLMGNRYNPWHLQGFKRLRGNPTVAAFRAESQIQDHFKERGDGTDWMQRERIYFDTQAGNAIVRAYCTFAERYLDRTPRVLPFHEQLKGYDIIHSWELFTDWSVSALEARKQYNIPLAITVWDLLPFNMERVAGRRELKRRVAEGADRFVVYTERSRAMLAFEGVRAERIAYVPPGVDTDLFCPGIAARAFGLKDDDFVVLFVGWFVPRKGIDFLLFALRKLIDEGGPNAKRVKLLVVGSGAGRERVEALIARLDLQDRCILTGAQSYERMPEAFRMADVFVLPSVASDEWQEQFGMSLIEAMACGKPCIAALSGAIEEVAGEAALLVQPNDFLALYRALRRILNHADERARLGAEARSRARKLFDVTLHANALSDLYDSMLK
- a CDS encoding glycosyltransferase family 2 protein, translated to MARRTAAEADVSVTLLTYNAGPLLARVLKAIHEQETARRFEIVAVDSGSTDGTLAVLAQYDAHVTEIPQREFDFGLTRDLVFEESSGRVVVCLSQDAVPAHERWLDSLVAPLDDPAIAASCGRSVPDPDRAYAQFVWERNGLFYFTREMRAFVAKYGRGLSNANSAVRREVWERLRFGAQPIGEDFRFQTKLSAAGLAIAFPDGAEVLHHHAYTLRSLYKRCRNEGLGLRALDCAYGGKDLLHDCANRTVWRAWARELVRGNLRAPASLLFPIVRPSAVFVGSALARGYLR
- a CDS encoding glycosyltransferase family 9 protein; the protein is MIERRPVRIGVELFRRARWSVRRALRRRLRIVVEIRWRLGDEIMAIPIYEGIKRRFPFCELTVWGNHPDLLLRNPYVDRVVGPGGKPDSLLCDRYIVLRGAPRDVFRLDHYARISGIPTPPMLPRLYYDDWNSDAVARAGLETKSFVAVSTGATWETKRWPIDRWRELCETLQSGGYTPAQLGKGDERIGAAYDFVDRTSVREAACVLRHARLLITCDSGLMHLALAAGTPVLALFGPTDPRILVRNSAPLSFLTNERPCQGCWNHSPDAKAEGVCPLGISPCMGTLAVETVLARARELLGANA
- a CDS encoding acyltransferase — translated: MGIANIIRKLKLRYGSQDTVVRTLREMGVRIGERCRIYTTNFGGEPYLIRIGNHVGIANDVTFVNHDLNWVFQDKYESLTSFGTIEIFDNCNIGVRATILPGVKIGPNSVVGACSVVTKDVPPNVVVAGNPARVICTLDEYEQKCLAKHIDIPKDRDAARKYLIEHFWGGS